One genomic region from Streptomyces venezuelae encodes:
- the rbsK gene encoding ribokinase, with amino-acid sequence MTSIVVLGSTNMDLVAYVPRAPARGETVTGRAFRTVPGGKGANQAVAAARAGAEVAMIGAVGADDFGVRLRTNLEHCAVDTDLLRTAEGPSGTAHIVVDDEGGNAIVVVPGANATVTSLSHGDEALIGTADTLLLQLELPLSVVTEGAATARRLGVRTVLTPAPAQQLPPELLAATDLLVPNEHEAAALTGHTDPRAAAQALLRDVPEVVVTLGASGSLYAARGAEPVTVPAPRVTAVDTTAAGDTFVGALAVALGEGRPVPEALAWAQAAAALSVQREGASTSMPYRTEIEAAFGSLGDLEADPA; translated from the coding sequence ATGACCAGCATCGTCGTACTCGGCAGCACGAACATGGACCTCGTCGCCTACGTACCGAGGGCCCCCGCCCGCGGCGAGACGGTCACCGGCCGCGCGTTCCGCACGGTCCCCGGCGGCAAGGGCGCCAACCAGGCCGTCGCCGCCGCCCGCGCGGGCGCCGAGGTGGCGATGATCGGTGCGGTCGGCGCGGACGACTTCGGCGTACGCCTCCGGACCAACCTGGAGCACTGCGCCGTCGACACCGACCTCCTGCGCACCGCCGAGGGCCCCTCCGGCACCGCCCACATCGTCGTCGACGACGAGGGCGGCAACGCGATCGTCGTCGTCCCCGGGGCCAACGCCACCGTCACCTCCCTCAGCCACGGCGACGAGGCCCTCATCGGCACCGCCGACACCCTGCTCCTCCAGCTCGAACTCCCCCTCTCCGTCGTCACCGAGGGCGCCGCGACCGCCCGCCGCCTCGGCGTCCGCACCGTCCTCACGCCCGCACCGGCCCAGCAGCTCCCTCCCGAACTCCTCGCCGCCACCGACCTGCTGGTCCCCAACGAGCACGAGGCCGCCGCGCTCACCGGGCACACCGACCCGCGCGCCGCCGCCCAGGCCCTGCTGCGGGACGTCCCCGAGGTCGTCGTCACCCTGGGCGCGTCCGGCAGCCTGTACGCGGCGCGCGGCGCCGAACCGGTCACCGTGCCCGCCCCCCGCGTCACGGCCGTGGACACCACCGCGGCCGGCGACACCTTCGTCGGCGCCCTCGCGGTCGCCCTCGGCGAGGGCCGCCCCGTCCCGGAGGCGCTGGCCTGGGCGCAGGCCGCCGCCGCGCTCTCCGTCCAGCGCGAGGGCGCGTCGACCTCGATGCCGTACCGGACCGAGATCGAGGCGGCCTTCGGCTCCCTCGGCGACCTGGAGGCCGACCCCGCATGA